A part of Manduca sexta isolate Smith_Timp_Sample1 chromosome 10, JHU_Msex_v1.0, whole genome shotgun sequence genomic DNA contains:
- the LOC115452158 gene encoding histone acetyltransferase KAT6B isoform X2, producing the protein MCEPDDVGKDVWKRWILEAIHKIRSQKQRPSVERICHAIRQHHNYHEDVVSERLERAVREGVVLKVYNKGQSSYKDPGGLQNKTLRLTPDSDVSRAVAKAVRELGERDGSTLKTIERHLHQAYQVTLDGEVDVRNVLRAAAKRAVARGLLTHHAGAYKATDRPLTTSDRPSKQKKQSSDSPEKVQGVPVCTECLGTDARNRLGAVEALICCSQCKSYAHPTCLNQLDHLSQTTIKASRWSCGECAWCESRGGGGGGGAACSACGAAGAGWAARCSGRCGAHVHPACAPLPWRCDSCPHNNRTSSAGTPKGRKPKTPRRIDSDEEPSDGNVPPPARLPPERRMSKEKQKFFRFSAFNLVRRRRRESSAEWDGWEGGGRWGGVSVTRVQRVELRLERRAPSPSEVESSSSASSSSSSEARVDPPAPTPAPALAFTPAHVSSVFERLATDAGPDGAWGFAAEARKQQVAPTLTPTFAPNPVSTHHSPVAAVTSPASAPAPVPVPGSEPRPAPARRRSRGGERSLTTLFDGLSEFYSVRSASRCAARARPPAPRPPPPPEPEPEAEVLKETRSTYRRYRAALSERSGSPMAERRGGAAQTAQTPSGGGAGPSASQLVAWAARWRGSAGGARKLRRALAAGRRRPAGAEEGKRLPPGVTEADAEVFNQARSTAGVLEPESPAPAHPSHPAHPAHQGPAPVPPPRCPSAIEFGQWEIETWYSSPFPQEYARLPKLFLCEFCLKYAKSRAVLMRHLDKCLWRHPPATEIYRCGDISVFEVDGNANKIYCQNLCLLAKLFLDHKTLYYDVEPFLFYVLTKNDSKGCHLVGYFSKEKHCQQKYNVSCIMTMPQYQRQGYGRFLIHFSYLLSKEEGQPGTPEKPLSDLGRVSYHAYWKSVILEYLYDHKDKPFTFEDVAHSTGMHMNDIAVTFQLLGFVRYIPNNETMKLGLCIDWNRVDNHVKKVRSKPRLEIDPECLRWTPLLAPTINPFRSPEEASIDQETENEDMKTESEDTATEPEMPTPKVEPKAKAKSEKEISETPVEVTSSGRRRTRPLKYSETTYQTTPTLSDVSRKRKREPNRKISECVEDKKEEEPPTRQRSKSVARSRVSQSGENNVQRSRRQSIKEPNYASDSQESQEELDAIVSTPVVNSIKKAKRKFAWKGRPRKRQKVNKSPRTASPVVKKVKVSDNKAEVNEYKTDGSTEPEAVANAEEVKNSNNQVEDKSAPKKNSDASSEDSSGEADDEMDVEDREERRSIASKPASPRNVEENSTDHHTSDMELDSIHMDSPKSLAEKDQVIKETASDKPEKDTSEDKKEEELATESGVAVAQDETACEPEETKNNETQSPNKALDDKETIIISESDDNNSQSCPLPSPKPNSVVPVQQTSENKPKEVEEKESPSKVMPVVSTENAHIVLDPKVQDEVKPTKPSTDLIVPKINQIETAVVEAESETAKSPQLNVSPKKDSVINESPKQKKSPEKIDETACEKKGETRKETVIQQNNEDNKSVEKKSPNKIESIIQNLDPQRDSNNTNTLSTMKKPDPPKIDSFTEIDRSKLVNPITSKESDVPFRSDIMSTRKDEIIITRNVMDPSMQTYQQPIVSNSMTIQQINTAQHSYLNHRANVSKESQAVQTDKVVKTSEPNRIINNIAETPIVSKAATKLEVPHPISSPIINPVIPKVPNVADINFLPRCQSANAAVNLGLERTDLDTSFANNIQANLGGSINIVQTNSQDKNELNQKPREKSKLRDVRVNSAHSKLEKTDKKNKNDTPRSTPEPKMFFPEQNTAARKPETSVPINVINSVPVTSKVESKTINEAPKKQDFFKKEKSNGSKCENKNTSVKHDKSCTAQLNLKSDQSDLNKMLPKFKYDNELVPKADYAMNQIPNYHTTHGQYQWPPWDPARLQGSWEHKNYLDKLQGFNLSHLDQMPKSPQKLHAKYDQKDYHNIAYGLSSSIYATTGLPHFKETKTVTSKASECSQKNECKPSKQSKTTTACQTQCEPKKSQSHANEAQIKQMMQRQVNKQQEVVTSCAEYRQSPQVTSPTCKTPFNQNGPCQEKTEIEKKSRQHSKKEESPKETSKEEMCEAVSPALQSMGVYTPDSTSNSVHSVQYPACELDVSQLGLESPTSIGSDLASPCSMMHMHPAPSPQYPHSSIHIPSIMSQPNQPTKQQKINRNRNSSGAGSGAGSASGGGGADSKQAALRGAATPPAPPARHRATPPAHHAHGGSSMQAGSGGGVGGVGAGGYQGGYLSFQQQQQYHAGGWAPSCSLAKLQQMADAPQHHPPHQMVVGAGAAAVSVLDDVWSHSQYAQQASTPPSGGAAAGVGGVGAVGGVGGVSGHYHAAAAKYYAPVHNQLDSPRNARNASSNLGPMQHMQMAGGSRMSPNLNTHIISQYGLNGYRVPPQQQFNNLQMMNVQPGVQYPGADPRAQQSNVYAYGYINPPPPPLAMQPLNSTMRR; encoded by the exons GTACAGGGTGTGCCAGTATGCACCGAGTGCCTGGGCACGGATGCCAGAAACAGGCTTGGGGCAGTAGAGGCGCTGATATGCTGCTCCCAGTGCAAATCTTATGCGCATCCTACATGCCTCAATCAGCTGGATCATCTGTCACAGACTACTATCaag GCGTCGCGCTGGTCGTGCGGCGAGTGCGCGTGGTGCGAGTcgcgcggcgggggcggcggcgggggcgcggcgtgcagcgcgtgcggcgcggcgggcgcggggtgGGCGGCGCGCTGCTCGGGCCGCTGCGGCGCGCACGTGCACCCCGCCTGCGCGCCGCTGCCCTGGCGCTGCGACTCCTGTCCGCACAACAACAG AACCTCCTCTGCTGGCACGCCGAAGGGCAGGAAACCGAAGACTCCGCGCCGCATCGATTCGGACGAGGAGCCATCCGACGGTAATGTCCCGCCACCGGCGCGCTTGCCTCCCGAGCGGCGGATGTCTAAGGAGAAGCAGAAGTTTTTCCGTTTTTCTGCTTTTAATCTAGTGAGGCGGCGACGTCGTGAGTCCTCTGCGGAGTGGGACGGGTGGGAGGGCGGCGGGCGGTGGGGAGGCGTGAGCGTGACTCGTGTCCAACGTGTAGAACTGCGGCTGGAGAGACGTGCACCCTCGCCCTCCGAGGTAGAATCCTCGTCGTCGGCCTCGTCCTCTTCCTCGTCGGAGGCACGCGTAGACCCTCCCGCACCGACGCCCGCCCCTGCTCTCGCTTTCACTCCAGCGCACGTTTCCTCTGTGTTCGAGCGGCTCGCGACCGATGCGGGTCCGGACGGTGCGTGGGGCTTCGCTGCCGAGGCGCGCAAGCAGCAAGTCGCACCCACACTTACACCGACATTTGCACCGAATCCCGTCAGTACTCATCACTCCCCCGTCGCCGCCGTCACGTCACCCGCCTCCGCTCCGGCCCCCGTCCCCGTCCCCGGCTCGGAGCCGCGGCCGGCACCTGCGCGCCGACGCAGTCGCGGCGGGGAGCGCTCACTCACGACCTTGTTTGACGGCCTGTCTGAATTCTACTCTGTGCGTTCCGCCTCCCGATGTGCGGCACGAGCGCGCCCACCCGCGCCCCGACCTCCGCCCCCGCCGGAGCCCGAGCCAGAAGCAGAGGTGTTGAAGGAGACGCGCAGCACGTATCGGCGTTATCGCGCAGCACTGAGCGAGCGTAGCGGCAGTCCCATGGCAGAGAGGCGCGGGGGCGCGGCGCAGACGGCACAGACCCCGTCGGGCGGCGGCGCAGGCCCGTCGGCGTCGCAGCTGGTGGCGTGGGCGGCGCGGTGGCGCGGGAGCGCGGGCGGTGCGCGCAAGCTGCGGCGCGCGCTGGCAgcggggcggcggcggccgGCCGGCGCCGAGG AGGGTAAGAGATTACCGCCGGGTGTTACGGAGGCGGACGCGGAGGTGTTCAACCAGGCGCGCAGCACGGCGGGGGTGCTGGAGCCGGAGTCGCCTGCGCCGGCGCACCCCTCGCACCCGGCGCACCCCGCGCACCAGGGCCCGGCGCCGGTGCCGCCTCCTCGGTGTCCCTCCGCTATCGAGTTTGGTCAGTGGGAAATCGAGACGTGGTATTCGAGTCCATTCCCGCAAGAATATGCCAG ACTACCCAAACTATTCCTGTGCGAGTTTTGCCTTAAATATGCCAAGAGTCGAGCTGTGCTCATGAGGCATCTAGACAAGTGCCTATGGCGGCATCCGCCCGCCACCGAGATATACCGATGCGGAGACATATCGGTGTTCGAAGTGGACGGCAACGCCAACAAAATATACTGTCAGAACTTGTGCCTACTCGCAAAATTGTTCCTAGACCACAAGACTTTGTATTACGACGTGGAACCGTTCTTGTTCTACGTACTTACCAAGAATGACAGCAAGGGTTGTCATCTGGTTGGATATTTTTCCAAGGAGAAGCATTGTCAGCAGAAATACAATGTGTCGTGTATAATGACGATGCCACAGTACCAGAGACAAGGCTACGGGAGGTTTCTCATCCATTTTA GTTATTTACTATCCAAAGAAGAGGGTCAACCGGGAACACCAGAAAAACCATTATCGGATCTTGGGAGAGTGTCGTATCATGCATATTGGAAGTCTGTTATATTGGAATATTTGTATGACCACAAAGATAAACCTTTTACTTTTGAAGATGTGGCTCATAGCACTGGCATGCATATGAACGACATAGCAGTGACATTCCAATTGCTTGGTTTTGTAAGATACATCCCAAATAATGAGACAATGAAGTTAGGACTGTGTATAGATTGGAATAGGGTGGATAATCATGTAAAGAAAGTACGAAGCAAACCCAGGTTAGAAATAGATCCTGAGTGTTTGAGATGGACTCCACTATTGGCGCCAACGATCAATCCATTTAGATCGCCTGAAGAGGCGTCGATTGATCAAGAGACTGAAAATGAGGATATGAAGACAGAAAGCGAAGATACGGCCACGGAACCGGAAATGCCAACGCCAAAAGTAGAACCTAAAGCGAAGGCTAAGTCTGAAAAAGAAATCTCAGAAACACCAGTTGAAGTCACTTCTTCTGGGAGACGGCGCACAAGACCTCTCAAATATAGTGAAACTACGTATCAGACGACACCGACACTTAGTGACGTTAGTCGGAAGAGAAAGCGAGAGCCAAACCGAAAGATTTCTGAATGTGTTGAGGACAAGAAGGAAGAAGAACCTCCAACAAGGCAGAGGAGTAAAAGTGTTGCAAGATCTAGAGTCTCACAGAGTGGAGAAAACAATGTGCAGAGAAGTAGGAGACAAAGTATTAAAGAACCTAATTACGCTTCAGATAGTCAAGAAAGCCAAGAAGAGCTTGACGCAATTGTTTCAACTCCTGTTGTGAACTCAATTAAGAAAGCAAAGAGAAAATTCGCTTGGAAAGGGCGGCCGAGGAAGCGACAGAAAGTCAATAAGAGTCCTAGAACTGCATCACCAGTTGTCAAGAAAGTAAAGGTCAGTGATAATAAAGCAGAAGTTAACGAGTATAAAACTGACGGCTCTACTGAACCAGAGGCTGTTGCTAACGCTGAAGAAGTTAAAAACTCTAATAACCAAGTTGAGGATAAATCCGCGCCAAAGAAAAATTCTGACGCTAGTTCTGAAGATTCTTCGGGCGAGGCTGATGATGAAATGGATGTCGAGGATAGGGAAGAAAGGCGAAGCATTGCCAGTAAACCGGCATCGCCGCGTAACGTCGAAGAGAATAGTACGGACCACCATACTAGTGACATGGAGCTTGATAGCATACATATGGACTCTCCCAAGTCTTTGGCCGAAAAAGATCAGGTTATAAAAGAAACTGCTTCAGACAAACCTGAAAAAGATACCAGTGAAGATAAAAAGGAAGAGGAATTAGCAACGGAGTCGGGGGTGGCTGTGGCGCAAGATGAAACCGCATGTGAACCTGAAGAAACGAAAAACAATGAAACGCAATCGCCAAATAAAGCTCTCGACGATAAGGAAACTATCATTATATCTGAGTCTGATGACAACAACAGTCAGAGTTGTCCTTTACCGTCACCAAAACCGAATTCTGTTGTGCCAGTGCAACAAACCAGTGAGAACAAGCCAAAGGAGGTTGAAGAAAAAGAGAGCCCATCCAAAGTGATGCCTGTGGTGTCCACAGAGAATGCGCACATAGTTTTGGATCCTAAAGTACAGGACGAAGTTAAACCAACAAAACCTTCCACTGATTTAATCGTTccgaaaataaatcaaattgaaaCTGCCGTTGTTGAAGCAGAATCTGAGACTGCGAAATCACCACAACTCAATGTTTCGCCAAAGAAAGATTCGGTCATAAATGAGTCTcctaaacagaagaaatcaccGGAGAAAATAGATGAGACAGCTTGCGAGAAAAAGGGCGAGACTAGAAAGGAAACTGTCATACAGCAGAATAACGAGGATAATAAATCCGTGGAAAAGAAGTCACCCAACAAAATCGaatcaattatacaaaatttagatCCTCAAAGAGATAGTAACAATACAAACACTTTGAGCACCATGAAGAAACCAGACCCTCCAAAGATAGACTCTTTTACAGAAATAGATAGAAGCAAACTTGTAAATCCAATTACTAGTAAGGAAAGTGACGTTCCGTTTCGGAGCGACATAATGAGTACGAGGAaagatgaaattattataactagaaACGTTATGGATCCGTCTATGCAGACTTACCAACAACCTATAGTCAGCAACTCTATGACGATACAACAAATTAATACGGCGCAACATTCGTACCTCAATCACAGAGCGAATGTGAGCAAAGAATCGCAGGCGGTACAGACGGATAAAGTTGTTAAAACTAGCGAACCAAATcgtattataaataacatagcCGAGACTCCTATAGTAAGCAAAGCTGCTACCAAGCTTGAAGTGCCGCATCCCATATCGTCACCTATAATAAACCCAGTTATACCAAAAGTGCCGAATGTTGCCGATATAAATTTTTTACCCCGATGTCAGAGCGCTAATGCGGCTGTTAATCTGGGACTAGAGAGGACGGATCTAGATACGAGCTTTGCTAATAATATCCAGGCTAATTTGGGCGGCTCCATCAACATAGTTCAAACTAATTCTCAAGACAAGAATGAGCTCAACCAAAAGCCGAGAGAGAAAAGTAAATTGCGTGACGTCAGAGTGAATTCAGCTCACAGTAAACTGGAAAAAACTGACAAGAAAAATAAGAACGACACGCCTAGAAGTACGCCCGAACCGAAGATGTTTTTTCCTGAACAAAACACAGCCGCGAGAAAGCCAGAGACGTCAGTCCCTATAAACGTGATAAACTCTGTGCCAGTCACCAGCAAAGTGGAGAGTAAAACGATCAACGAAGCTCCCAagaaacaagatttttttaagaaagaaaaatcCAACGGCTCCAAATGCGAAAACAAGAACACGTCTGTGAAACATGACAAAAGCTGTACGGCACAACTGAATTTGAAGTCTGACCAATCTGACTTAAATAAAATGCTTCCTAAGTTTAAATATGACAACGAATTAGTTCCCAAAGCTGATTACGCAATGAATCAAATACCTAACTATCACACGACGCACGGTCAGTACCAGTGGCCCCCTTGGGACCCGGCGAGATTGCAAGGTTCGTGGGagcataaaaactatttagacAAGTTGCAAGGATTTAATTTGTCACATTTAGACCAAATGCCGAAATCGCCACAGAAGCTACATGCCAAATATGATCAAAAAGATTATCACAATATTGCTTACGGTCTCAGCAGTAGTATATACGCGACGACAGGCCTTCCTCACTTCAAAGAAACGAAAACAGTGACGTCGAAAGCGTCGGAATGTTCTCAGAAAAACGAGTGCAAGCCGTCCAAGCAGTCTAAAACGACGACAGCATGCCAGACCCAGTGTGAGCCGAAAAAATCCCAGTCGCACGCGAATGAGGCTCAGATAAAACAGATGATGCAACGGCAAGTGAACAAGCAGCAGGAGGTAGTGACGAGCTGTGCGGAATACAGACAGAGTCCGCAGGTGACGTCGCCGACTTGCAAGACACCGTTCAACCAAAACGGGCCGTGTCAGGAGAAGACTGAGATAGAGAAGAAGTCCCGACAGCATTCGAAGAAGGAGGAATCTCCAAAAGAGACTAGTAAGGAGGAGATGTGTGAAGCTGTGAGTCCCGCGCTGCAGTCGATGGGTGTGTACACGCCGGACTCGACGAGCAACTCGGTTCATTCGGTGCAGTACCCCGCGTGCGAGCTGGATGTGAGTCAGTTGGGGCTAGAGTCGCCCACCAGCATCGGCTCAGACTTGGCGTCCCCATGCTCCATGATGCACATGCACCCCGCGCCGAGTCCTCAATATCCACACTCCTCGATACACATCCCGTCCATTATGAGTCAACCCAATCAGCCTACTAAGCAACAGAAGATTAACAGGAATAG GAACAGTTCGGGCGCGGGGTCTGGCGCGGGCTCCGcgtcgggcggcggcggcgcggacAGCAAGCAGGCGGCGCTGCGCGGCGCTGCCaccccgcccgcgccgcccgcccgaCACCGCGCCACGCCGCCCGCACACCACGCGCACG GCGGTTCGTCGATGCAGGCAGGGTCGGGCGGTGGCGTTGGCGGCGTCGGCGCGGGCGGGTACCAGGGCGGCTACCTGTCGTTCCAGCAGCAGCAACAGTACCACGCGGGCGGCTGGGCGCCCTCCTGCTCGCTCGCCAAGCTGCAGCAGATGGCAGACGCGCCGCAACACCACCCGCCACATCAG ATGGTAGTTGGCGCTGGCGCGGCGGCAGTGAGTGTGCTTGATGATGTTTGGTCACATTCGCAGTACGCGCAGCAGGCCAGCACGCCCCccagcggcggcgcggcggcgggcgtgGGCGGCGTCGGCGCGGTGGGCGGCGTCGGCGGCGTCAGTGGCCACTaccacgccgccgccgccaagTACTACGCGCCCGTGCACAACCAGCTCGACTCGCCCAGGAACGCACGGAATGCTTCCA GTAACCTGGGTCCAATGCAGCACATGCAGATGGCCGGAGGCTCGCGCATGTCCCCCAACTTGAACACGCACATCATCAGCCAGTATGGGTTGAACGGGTACCGCGTGCCGCCGCAGCAGCAGTTCAACAACTTGCAGATGATGAACGTGCAGCCCGGGGTTCAGTACCCAGGCGCGGACCCGCGCGCGCAGCAGTCCAACGTGTACGCGTACGGGTACATCaacccgccgccgccgcccctcGCCATGCAGCCGCTCAACTCCACCATGCGCCGGTAG